The DNA segment TTTTATGTgctattaaaaatgttatttaaaaagcattgtttatagtttttttaaaatgagaaatccAGTGCacacctcccctcctcacccagaTGTTTATGACAATCACGTGATACGGAGCGTACACTGCGGTAGAAACAATTGTATAAGTGCCCAAAGTCAGTGTCTCCACGTTGTCAATTCTTCATTTCAGGTTATTATAAAAAGCATCTGACAGGCATGAACACCTTCCACTTTCCTCAGCAGAACAGTCATTAGTCAAGGTCTATCCTTGGAATTTAATATCTTATGAGGACTAAATCATAGAAAGGGTTCTCATCTCTATCACATTTATTACATCACTCTCATGTGTCCTGATGAGCTTTGGTTTCAGGCTTTCACGCATGCAGATCTACTTTCTAGGGGTTCTCTTCCATATGGATTTTATAGTGATTAGTGAGAGATGATCTGTGATTAAAGAGTTTCCCACAGGTATTACActcataaggtttctctccagtgtgaatccTCTGATGGGCAATACGTGACGAGCTCTGTCTGAAAGTTTTCCCGCATGTATTACATTTGaagggtttctctcctgtatgaATCCTCCGGTGTTGAATAAGAGCTGAACTCTGGCCAAAAGATATCCCACACTCCTCACATCGATAcggcttctctcctgtgtgaattctctgatgattACTGAGGGATGAGTTACACCGGAACGTCTTCCCACACTCGTTACACTTGTAGGGTCTTTCTCCAGTGTGCATCCTCTGATGCTGAATGAGAGCTGAACTCTgtctgaaggctttcccacacactttaCATTTGCatggtttctctccagtatgaattcgtTCATGAATAATAAGCGTCGAGTGGGAACTTAAGGCTTTACCGCATTCATTACAATTATAAAACTTCTCACCAGTATGAATTATTCGGTGTCTATTAAGCCGTGAAATGGAAGTGAAGCCttttccacattcattacatctatagggcttctctccagtgtgaattcttTCATGCTGAATGAGAGATGCACTCTGGCTGAAGGCTCgcccacattcactgcatttaaaaggtttctctccagtgtgaattctctgatggtAACGAAGGGATGAGCTGGACTTAAAGGTATTGCCACATTCATTACATAAATAGGACTTCTTCCTGGAATGAATTCTCTGACATCCAGGAAGGGATGTACCACAACTGGACGCCTTCCTGCCTGGGTTGTATTTATAGGGGTTTTCTCCAGCATGGATTTTTTGATGTATAAAAAGGCCTGACCTTCGGCTGAAGGATTTACCACATTCTTTACATCTATAGGATTTCTCCACAGTATGTGTTCTTAAGTGCTTATAAAGGGATGTACTGAGagtgaaggctttcccacattccttacatatatagggtttctctccagtatgagttATTTGATGTTGAATAAGAGCTGAACTTTGGTTAAACGCTTTTGAACAgtctttacatttaaataatttctctccACTATGGTTTTTCTCATGTTTACGAAGGGATGAAGTATTAATAAAGGTTTTCTCACACATACTACATTTATAGCGTTTTTCTGCTGTGTTGATTTTTTGTTGATTAAGTACCTTTGAATTCTGTTTGAAGCTGTTTCCTTGTATCTCACATTTTGGTGGTATTTGTTCTCTGGGAACCAACTGCTGTCTAACAAGGACTGACTTTGGGCTGACGTTTTGgctaaattcagtatttttatgttttctttctagaGTGAGGATTTTTCTGTGAGTGACTAAAACTTCCTGAACACCTTCTTTTTTCTCCTGCTTCTTCTCTAATCCATTCTCATACATGCAGGGCTTTTCTGATTTGCAGTCCCAGGGTCCATTCCTTTTGGATCTTTTCATTATCAGCTCCTGAAATGAAGAATCTTGCGTCTGAGTTGACTTTGTGGTTTTATAACTGCTCTTCCATcctgaggggaaagaaaaaactgaagatGTTTCATGTGATAGAACATTTGGCTACTGAGACTAAAGGTACAGAGTGAATAAATATTGATGGTATTTAAATAAGGTCTTAGTATTGGACCGAAAAACAGTAAGAAGAAAAAGTCAGGAGATTTAAGCAGTAAGAGAAATCAGCAACAGAAGCTGAAGTATTAGGGCGAAGAAAAGATTAAACAAACCCACTTAAAGAGCGTGAGTTTAAGAGCGACCAGGAGAATTGGCTAACGAAGAATAGAGAGAAAGGATTAAACGAGGAGCAATGTATTGGAAAAATCAGTCTGAGATCAGAGTCCATGATAGAATCCTGTATTATCTTCATAACATTTCTTTGTGTAATCATCCCTAATCTGGAAAGTCTTCGTCCCTTTTCCCTCATGCCAAATTCTTTGTATCCTTCAGATGCAGTTCAACAGTTAACTACTTTCTTGACTGTGAGTTTCCAGGGTCCATTCCCCTTATTATAGGCACTTACCAgtgttaaaaaattatatatatatatatatatatatatataaatacatacatacatatacatatctataCACTACACCATTGTACtacatatttaattatatttatctatatctaaATATATTTCACTTTCCTTTTGCACCCTAAGTGTTCTTTGCAAGCAGATTAGCATGCTCTATTAACCTATACATCCTAATGGCATCTGAATTATACACAGAATGTCTGTTTTGTTAATCGTCTTTAATTATTGATATAGTCCTAATTTGCACAATGTCAAATACTCTGAATTACTTATACATattaatttcacacacacacacacacacacacacacacactactcaaACACCTGTAGGAGAAGTTGCCTTCCAGGACAGTACACTACACAAGTAACGGGAGGGTTAAGAGCCAGTTCAAACATGAAGGTGTTACTGAACTTATCTACAGAGGTGCCACAGGCAGGCGGGAAGCCAAAAGCTGCAAGATAGGAGAGAAGCCTTGTTCATGCATCAAGCAAGAGAGGCTATGCAAGCAGGGTAGAAAAGAGCCAAAGATCAACAATAAAACaggtataatatataaaaaggtaaaaaagggGCTAACATGATAATGTGGTAAAGAACAGAATTCAATAAACACTAAAGTTGGATAAGAACACAATTCATTGCGTATTAAATTTTGCCAGTTTGGCATCTTCTCCTGGGCTAGAGGTAACCATTTAAAGGGCTCCTATGTACCTCACTGGATTGAGATCCCTAACTGACATGGACTTTCCGGTCACCACCAGAAGTGAGGAAGAGGCATGGAAGGATCTGACCTGGagtttcagagggagcatggccccaTGATACCTCGACAactatgagacaataaatttctgctgtctAAAGCCACACAGTTGGTGGTCCTTTGCTGGAGCAGGCTGAGAAAACTAACGCAACTCCCTCACATCTCTTCCACAGAGTATGCTAAAGTAAACCCCGTATCATACCATTCaccaaaaatatttcagaacaCATTTCTCAAAGATAAGAACTCTAATTGCAAACATAACCGCATACTTTTATTATAGCCACCAAAATCAACATTTTTGTTTGAAGTTATTTTTGCCTATACAATATTAAACATCCTGCACAAATTCCCATGTTGGGGGGGGGTCCATCAACAAGAAGTAATTCTCGGACATGAACTGGGTGTCGCACAGTTCACGTCAACTCTGACACCTAcgtggagacagcatcagatcccacaggttaagggctcagttctACAAGACTGCCCCCTGCCTCCTTCAGACACCAGTCACAAGCCCAGGTtatacctgtacttctgaccagctagctataaatcagaggtcCCCACGACCCCCACCTTGGGTTTGATtcatttgctagagtggctcatgGAACTCAGACAAGCATTTTGCTTACTAGATCACCAGTTAATTATAAGAGGATATAACTTGGGAACAGCCAGATAGGAAACATGCACAGGGCAACGACGTGTGGGGAAAAGGCGTGGAACTTCCATGCTTGCTCCAAGTGTACCACTCCCCCCagatctccacatgttcaccaactcAAAAGCTTTCTGAACCCATCCTTTTgcattttatggaggcttcattacacaggcatgaTTAATCAAGTCATTGGCCACTGGCAACTAATTCAAACTCCAGCCCCTGACTCCTCCCCAGGGTAGGAGGTCAAGCGGTGGGATTGAAAAtttcaaccctctaatcacatgattGGTTCTCCTGAAAACCAGCCCCCATCCTAAGGTAAGGTCTGAAGTCACCCCAATAGTTTAACAAAGACACCTACAAAGGTGTCTCATCACTTAGAATTCCTAAAAGAGCTCTGCACcagatacatatttattataaatcataaCTTCATAGACATAAACCACTTAGGGTCGTTATTCAAACTGCTGTGATTTACAGGCATTTGACATAACTCTCTACATGACCAAACCACCAACTGAAACACAATTAGgatcatttgtttcattttgctttcaatatttatgggaaaatttttcatttttatttaatcttgttttataattttataagacATTTTTATGGTTCCAAAGTCAACATCATAAAAACAAGATagcttaaaaaattatacattctACCCTTGTCCTCtagatcttttctctttcttcacctTACAGGTAACCATTTTTATTGATGTACTTTTAACCTTccttttaacttttctatttaaaaaatatacataagcaaatacacacttttctctttatCTCGTCCCCTTTCTTACATAAAAGCACTGCTCTCACTGTTCCGTCCTACACTTTCTCCCACTCATTCACACGTCGCCCCACAGCAGGATTTACAGAGGTCCTCCTCGTTCCCCTTTACAGTTACGAAGCACTCCACTGTGTGAATGTCCCTCAGGTTAGTCAGCCAGACCCCTCTGAGGGACAGCTGGGCTGACTCCACCTGTAACACATCAGGACATTATACGGGTACATGACAAAGGCATATAGTTTTAAACCAACATCCATATTTCTAATTAGCAATAATATCATCTATAAAATTCTAGCCCAAACTGGGCCCGCTGGGCTAACATTACCCAGAGCCACATACAACCAAAATCGCCCCTTCCCCCAGCTAAGAAGAGAGGCCGTGGGAGGCCCCAGAACACTCCCTCTTTAGAGTGAGGATGGTCTCTAGGTACCGACACGGGAAGTTTCAACACACATCAAGCGAGAAAGGGGCAGAGCTATGCGCACTGTACACTATGACTGGAGTGGAAGAGCGCAGAGAAGAATATACACAGAGCATCATTCACACGTGCACAGACGGGCACCCCAGCCTCTGCGGCCGCCGCGCCACCTCGTCTCTCCTCCTGTCGTAGCCCCGTGTGTTCATGCCCTCCTGTCCACTCGCCTCCCGTGCGCTCCACTCTGGCTcccaccctcaccaccaccctccccaaGGCAGCCATGACCTCCGCGTGGCTAAGACGAGACGCTCTTCAGTTCTCACCTAACTCGCCTCCCGGCAGCATCTGATCGTGACCACTCACGACCCGAGGAGACGCTCCCTTCCTAAGCTGCAGGGACCCTGAACTCACCATCACGCTCTTCTCACTTCCCGCggcctctgtctcctctgtgGGCTGAGTCTCCTTTGTGCACCCACCTCCTTCTACCTGGCTTTCATCCTTGGCGCTCCTTAGGGTTTAGTCCTAGACCCCCAATTCTTTCCACTCTGCGCTCTTTCCACAGACCAGCTTCAATTACAAACATACACTCTCAGCAAGACTTCTGTATTCTCCACACTTAATTACAAAGCAGCCTACTGAAAACAGCAACTCAGATGTCTCAGAGACACCCCAGAGGCAACATGCCTGACCCTGAATTCACGGGTTATTCCCTTCCTCCAACCCGCATAATCCTTCTGTCTCTGTAAATGGCACCAGTTCTGAACCAAAGCTTTGTGAGGCGTCCTTCACACCTCTCCCTCAGCTAACCGATCACCAAGACTCGTTCACGCCACCATCTGAATACGTCTCAAATCCATCCACTTTCCCCACCTCCACTGACAGCACCCTCTGTGAGCCTTGACTTCAGTGACGCCAGACTCCCGAGTTCCCGCGTCTAGTACACCTCACCCTTCTCCTCCCTAGGGGTTCACTTCTCTCTTCCTCACCAGATGCCAGAGATGCCAGAGTTCCTCAAGGCCGAGTCCTAGGCTCTTTCCTGCACTTACTGTTCTCTGAACCCATTCCTCAGGGCGATTCACACTCAACCCTATAATGTTTCCATTGGTTCAATTACCCTATAACGACCAAGGTTCCCCAAATTCACATTTAATGCCCAGTGTATATTATGAGGGCTGGAACTCCAAATCACACAGGCTACCTGATGCCTCCACATGGATAACTGGGTCAACGAAAGACAATTTAATTCGTCCAAAATCATATTTATACCACCTCCCCCCTAAATAAGATGTCTTAGGACCACTAGCTCAGTGACTGACATCATTGTTCATTCCAAACAAGCCACACACCCAGCAAGCCCCCTGCACAACTCCACCTCCTTTATCTTCTACATCTAGTCCATCTCCAAGTCCTGCTGCTTTTGTCTCAGAAATCTCTCTGACACTGGTTCCCTTTCTGTCTCCAGCACCACGAACTTAGCCAAGACACGCATGCACTCCTTAACCGCAGCCGACTCtgaccaggcactgttttaggtatCGGGGAGACgggaacaaacaaaacagacagcCCAGCATGAGGAAGCTTACGACCCAGAGGAAGAGCAGATAGTAAATAAAAATGGTCTATTTTTCAGTGATAAGTACTCTAAGGGAAAATAAAGCATGGTGAGGGGATAAAGAATGTGGAGAATGGAGGGCCAGGTTCAGATGAGTTGTGTCTAATTGACCAAATGCCACCTGAGCAGAAATGTGTGCAACACAAGGAAGTGGGTCATGTGGGCTCGTGGCTCAGGAAGAAGAATGGTCCCAGAGAGGACAAAGCAAGTGCAGGTGCCCTGAGGGGGGCCCTGCTGCGCCTGCCTGACTACACCCTGGCGGCCAGGGGGATTCTGGAATgaagggcagaggggaaggaggtgaaGGTGGAGAGGTGGTCGGGCCAGACCACGCAGGCCTCTAAAGGCCAGGCTGGCGGTCTGGATTGTGCTCTATGTGATGGAAGCCACCAGAGGCTTGAGCATGGGAGCGACAGGACCTGATTTACCTTTTAAATAGACCATTCTGGCGGCTACAAGGAGAGGAGATGTtggtggcaggaggggagggcaagGGACAAGAACAAGACTAACTCACACATATTAAACAGGACTACGGGGTACGTGAGCTCCACTTCCATCTCGCAAGAAATTCACTCTAAAACCGCGGCATGCTGTTTCACTAGGCTGCCTCATAACCCTGACAGCACCTCTCTGCAAATCAGAAAAAGACCCCTGCCCTCTGTGCAGATGCAGCCCCAGCAAATCTCAGCAGAAGACAGTCCTCGGGTGACCCCTCAGCTGACCACCCTGCCAGGGTCAGTCCACCCTGAATTCTTACGTTAAGATAACAATGGAAgaaagacaagggaagaaaaacattttttcattggAGGTAATTGTTTACCTAGAATCATCctggatttttatattttgatttcaaGAACATTTTTACGTCAGTTGTAAACCAAATCCATGAGACGTTCAAGTCGGTTTAATCACAGTATTCTGATTATAACTACGCCAGAGAAGTGGTTAGATTTTAGGCTCATTTCTTAAGCAAACGACTCAGAGGAGACTCACAccctttcctcccatctctcaACATAGACCCAGGGATTATGCAGTTTTTCTTTGTTGTGGTTCTGTTTTTCCTATTTGTGAATAGTTTTGAAGTGAAAGTAATACTTTAAAAGCACACTTGGAGGCAACAGAGGTTCCAGGGGTCCTACCCTGGGAGCATAAGCTTTTCCGTCACTGGCTGTTCAGAGGGTCTGTTTTTGGTTCTGGTCGGAGTTAATGACTGAGGTACTTCCAATGGCATCGAGGACGTTCACCTGAGCTCACAGGGAAGCGAGCTCCCCTTGGAAGGGAGGCTGTTCTGAGGGCACTTTAGTCCAGGCAGATGGGAGACTCGCCAGGGGTGCAGGAGGGACACAGCCACACACCAGCTCCCCCAGGACATCTCATCTGACGTCACCTCTGAGCAAAGGGAGGTGGTTCCTCCCACAGAGAGAAACGCACACACTGCTCAGCTCTGacgccctcccttcctccacacACCACTCAGAGTTCTCCCTTCAGGGACATCTTCTCAACCCTGAGGAGGACTCGACACACCACGAGGTGGCCTCAGGGTCTCTCTGGACAGATCTGGGCTCCAGTCATTCTTTCCATTCTGTTTAATCCAACCAACACTTCACTCAGGAAGGGGGACTCCGCATCCAACGTGTGTCCCCGTTCACCGTACCACGGTCCCTGGTCGAGGTCCCCCGAGCGGAGAAACGCACTCCAGGCCGTCCGTGCTCCCAAGGCAAAGGGGACGGGAAcagtccctccttccctccctctgatcATTCGTGCCAGACTCAGCCCACACCTGCCGGTGGCACTGACGCCCGTCCTAACCCTCCTCTGGTTCCCCGCTGCCTGTGTTCTCTGTTTACTTTTGACAGTTTCTAGTAGTTCCCAAATTTAGTACATTCTCCCAAATGACAGTTACAAGATAGACAAGTGTGGTTCCCACCTCAAAAAATCTAAACTCGAGTGGGAAGGAAGCTCTCCCCTAAAGTGTGGGGGCTTAGGGATCGACACAGCCTGTCCCACAGCGCCTCTGCTGGGCCTGCATGGGGAGGGGCCAACACTGACCCGTCTGGACCCAACCACAGCCTCAGACAAGACCTCCCACGTCTGCCAACTGGCTCCACGTGGGCTGCAGGCTGATCCATGCGGAAGATAAGCCTGGGCCTGTGGCCAGGCTACCTCAACTCTCAGAGGCCGTGCCCGGCTCCCAGGCAGACCAGGTCTTGTGACAGGGCTCCAGGCTCAGCGCGATCTGGTCCTTGTCCCTCCCTCCTTGCTCCGTCTCCACCTGCCGCCTGCCTCTCTCTGGACTCACACACGCCCTTTCCTGAGtctgaacgcttctccacatccTGAGAAGTGGTCCTTGCTGGGTTCGGAAGCCTTTGCTGACACCGGTCCTCCTCTTCCACGTTCTCACCGCACCTGCAGCTCTCCCGCGGGGTCCCCACCAGACCCCGTCACTCCACACCCCTGGGTGCGCCGAGCGCATGAACACCTGTCTGCCCCTCGACTGAGCTCCGCCAGGGCAGGACCTGTGTCCTTCTGCCCAAGGCTGCACCGCCAGTGCCCAGCACGGAACTCACTCACCGTCTACTACGGGACTGGAAAGCAGGGGGCGAGGGTTGCAACCTGGGTTCCCCAGAACCTAGGCCTCCTCGATTCCACAGCTCTCAGCTCCCAACTTCCACAACAGCCACCTCTGCCGTTTCTCTCCCCTGGTGACTTCTTCTCAGGCTCAGCCACAGATTCCTCTTTCTTAACCCACCTCATAAACGGGGAGGTCTCCTGGGACTCTGTCCTCACTTGCTCAGCTCAAGGCTCCAAGCGCCACCTTTGCCCGCCGGCTCCCTGACCTCCCTGTTGAGTTCCAACCCCATTTACCTCCTACAACTGTCCACCGGCGACCGCTACCCGTATTTCACTCACATCTCAAATGAAACCCATCCCACACCAAACTCACCCTGCACCCTTAACAAAGGggcccttctcttccctcctgacCCCCTGCACGTGCCTTCCTCCAGGCCCTAGTACCGCAGCGATCTCCACGAGGGTCCCACCCCTAGTTCCTCCTCACTTCGGTTCTAAGCCCAACAACATTTCCCAAGTGACCATTCTTGTTAAACTCAAATCACATAATAAGGACTTCAGGAACATACTCTCCGAAAAGTTACAAACATTACCTGTAAATGAAGTCCCCTTTCATCGCACCCATTTTCAGCCCCGCTCCAAATGTAACCAGTTACCAGCTCAGAGGTGCCCCCGACCTTCTCTGGGCACTGGCCACACTACACGTACAGACACCCAGGTAAGTTTCTTCACACATCAACAGCGACACGTCTTACTGACGCTCCGTGACTTGCTTTAGTCCTTCACGTGCCCTGGAGCTCGGCCCACGTCACCGCTCTTGCTCTCTGACTGCGGGGCTGTGGGCCAGCGCAGGGGCCCACCTCAGCTTCTAGCTCTGCCTTTACTGAAGGACAGTTAAAGTGTTTCGACTCAGACCAGTTTTTCTAAAACATCAAGGATACAGGGTTCTCCTATTCAAAATCCTTGACTTGCTCCCTCTTGTCGGTAGAGggttcacatctcagaaatgtccCAAAGCACCTGCCTGTCTAATCTCATTTCCTTCCTCATCTCTTTTCCCACAGAAGCTGGGCTGGAGTCAGAATGGATTCTTTGCGAGCCCTCAAATACactgtttgctgaatgaatacatgaaaacGGAGCCCTCCTCTGAAAcaacaggaaagagaagaaaaaagatccTGAGAGATTCGCCTGTGCAGTGATTACCAGAGCAGAAGAGGAAGCTTAGCCTCCCTTCTTCAGCGCTTCCTGGGGACCGCGAACCTGGAGAAACTTTCCCGAGCAGCATCCCCAAGCCGCACCCCCACTCACCCCCAGACGGCCACCCGCAGACGTCCCCCCGCAGACGTCCCCACCCACTCACCTAGAGAGGCGCCTCCAGGACTGTCTCTCTCCACCTTCCAGGGGTCCTCTCCCTGCTGCAACAGGGAGATCACTTTGGGTTTGGAAAACGGGAGCCCTGCTCGtagacaaaaaagagaaaacaaaaaataaaaaaataaaaacaacaacaacaaacttggTTTTGACACAAAGAGGTATCAGAGATCTGAGGGGGAAACTCAGAGGACAATACAAGGAGCTTCTGTGGGGTGTTCAAGCTGTGTCCCCACGACTGAGGGGGTGTGTTAGGGAAAGGCGAGGCGCCTGTAGGACATAGCCATGTACTAAGTAGTTGTGTGTTGGGCAAACAGGATAAGCACGCAGCCTTGAAACCATTAGCTttccacagaagaggaaatgttaGACGTACAGACGAAATTGATGTTTGTAACAGGTACGTATGGAAAGGATTATGTACCAGGTAGTTcgtttaaaatgagaaaacactaCCTGATTCCATCTGAAAAATGGTAGCAGTCAGCGAACTACGGGTCATAGGCCAAATGTAGGCCACTCTCTGTTTATATATGGCCCTTGAGGAAAGAATggttgaaaaaaaaggaaagaaaggaatggaGTATGTCACAGAGACCATATgtggctcacaaagcctaaattatttactccctggccctttacagaaagagttTGCTGCTTCCTGGGAAAGAGAACTGGGAAACGCAAGCGGTCGGTCAGAGAAGAGGGTGGAGGCACGCTCTCTGTAGAGATGAGTGAACAACACATCACAGAACAGTCACAGTGCGAAATGTTTTCTGAACTATGAGGAAACGTCTAACGTGCAGCTCTGTAGATTTTCCCGACCACGGGGCAATTCCATGTCTATCGGGGTGAAaaggttttcatatttatttatggaatcCGACTTGTAAGTGCTAAGGCAAAACTCAGCTAAGCTTTTGATGACCCACGGCTTTTATCCAGGGAAGCAGGTGCTGAGTTACGCCAGTTTCCAAATTCTGGACTTCCAGGGGAAACCCCCTTACCCAGCGAGAGCAGGTTACTGTAGTTCTCCAGCATCACGTCCTGGTACAAGCTCCTCTGAGAAGGACCCAGCTTCCTCCACTCGTCCCGCGTAAAGAGCACAGCCACGTCCTCGAACGTCACTGACATCTGCAGAGACAAGCCGCCCCAGCTCAGCAGGGCCACCCAGCACTCAGGCTGAAAAAGGCGGCGGTGGGGAGCAGACGGCCCCCATGAAATGCTTCTATATTATTCTAGGTTCTGAAGGTTCTGGGtcatttgtttaatgaataacTGACAAGTGACAAACATACCCTGAGTCGCATGAAGTATGAACCGGTCTTGTGTTAACCAGTACAAGAGATGTATGGAGGTATTAAGGCCACTAGTGGGAGTGTTAACTACAATAATCTTCCTGATGGCAATTTGATAACACacatta comes from the Camelus dromedarius isolate mCamDro1 chromosome 27, mCamDro1.pat, whole genome shotgun sequence genome and includes:
- the ZNF354A gene encoding zinc finger protein 354A isoform X1, whose amino-acid sequence is MATEQREARSQMSVTFEDVAVLFTRDEWRKLGPSQRSLYQDVMLENYSNLLSLGLPFSKPKVISLLQQGEDPWKVERDSPGGASLGWKSSYKTTKSTQTQDSSFQELIMKRSKRNGPWDCKSEKPCMYENGLEKKQEKKEGVQEVLVTHRKILTLERKHKNTEFSQNVSPKSVLVRQQLVPREQIPPKCEIQGNSFKQNSKVLNQQKINTAEKRYKCSMCEKTFINTSSLRKHEKNHSGEKLFKCKDCSKAFNQSSALIQHQITHTGEKPYICKECGKAFTLSTSLYKHLRTHTVEKSYRCKECGKSFSRRSGLFIHQKIHAGENPYKYNPGRKASSCGTSLPGCQRIHSRKKSYLCNECGNTFKSSSSLRYHQRIHTGEKPFKCSECGRAFSQSASLIQHERIHTGEKPYRCNECGKGFTSISRLNRHRIIHTGEKFYNCNECGKALSSHSTLIIHERIHTGEKPCKCKVCGKAFRQSSALIQHQRMHTGERPYKCNECGKTFRCNSSLSNHQRIHTGEKPYRCEECGISFGQSSALIQHRRIHTGEKPFKCNTCGKTFRQSSSRIAHQRIHTGEKPYECNTCGKLFNHRSSLTNHYKIHMEENP
- the ZNF354A gene encoding zinc finger protein 354A isoform X2, yielding MSVTFEDVAVLFTRDEWRKLGPSQRSLYQDVMLENYSNLLSLGLPFSKPKVISLLQQGEDPWKVERDSPGGASLGWKSSYKTTKSTQTQDSSFQELIMKRSKRNGPWDCKSEKPCMYENGLEKKQEKKEGVQEVLVTHRKILTLERKHKNTEFSQNVSPKSVLVRQQLVPREQIPPKCEIQGNSFKQNSKVLNQQKINTAEKRYKCSMCEKTFINTSSLRKHEKNHSGEKLFKCKDCSKAFNQSSALIQHQITHTGEKPYICKECGKAFTLSTSLYKHLRTHTVEKSYRCKECGKSFSRRSGLFIHQKIHAGENPYKYNPGRKASSCGTSLPGCQRIHSRKKSYLCNECGNTFKSSSSLRYHQRIHTGEKPFKCSECGRAFSQSASLIQHERIHTGEKPYRCNECGKGFTSISRLNRHRIIHTGEKFYNCNECGKALSSHSTLIIHERIHTGEKPCKCKVCGKAFRQSSALIQHQRMHTGERPYKCNECGKTFRCNSSLSNHQRIHTGEKPYRCEECGISFGQSSALIQHRRIHTGEKPFKCNTCGKTFRQSSSRIAHQRIHTGEKPYECNTCGKLFNHRSSLTNHYKIHMEENP